A window of Candidatus Hydrogenedens sp. genomic DNA:
GAATATATTTGAAAGGGACCGCTGTCAATGTCAATACTGCGGGAAGGTATTGCCCAAACACGAATTAACTATAGACCATGTAATACCTCGTTCCCGTGGTGGTGAAGATACATGGGAGAATTTAGTGCTTGCCTGTTTATCGTGTAATTTGCGGAAAGGGAATCTTACGCCGGATGAAGCACAGATGTCTTTGCTTAGAAAACCTATCGCTCCTAAATGGCTGCCAAAATTAGGAATTCGTGTCCGTAAAGAACAATTATCAACATGGCAAAAGTTTGTTGATTTTGCATACTGGCATACTGAAATATCCGAGTAGCATGAACAAAAAAGAGATAGAGGGGGTATTCTTTATTTATTAGATGTTTCACTCTAAAATAATTATTAAGAAAGTAAAAATGGAATTTTTTGTTTTGAGAATATTATGTTTGTAGATGTAATCGTTTTATTACCAATTGAGAGTGTTTTAACTTACAGAGTTCCTGAGAAATTACAATCCAGAATTTCTGTAGGGTCTCGTGTGATTATTCCTGTTCGGAATACAATGGAGGTAGGAGTTGTTAAAAGTATCCATAACGAGGCTCCAAAAAATGATGTTGCA
This region includes:
- a CDS encoding HNH endonuclease codes for the protein MLNGDVLVLNRSWIAVNITTVKRAMVLLFQGHACVVHLRDYTLYDFNSWCELSQEKEQFHKGRYIVTPSMKILLPDVILLTVYNGFVLREVRLCRKNIFERDRCQCQYCGKVLPKHELTIDHVIPRSRGGEDTWENLVLACLSCNLRKGNLTPDEAQMSLLRKPIAPKWLPKLGIRVRKEQLSTWQKFVDFAYWHTEISE